One Arachis hypogaea cultivar Tifrunner chromosome 2, arahy.Tifrunner.gnm2.J5K5, whole genome shotgun sequence genomic window, TAACAATGAAGCAGCATCAGCTATCTCAATTCCCTCATCGATGGAACTGGGTTCTCCAAAAGACAAGGACAGATTCTTCAAGCGTGCGTTTATGCTTTCAAAATCTGCTTTTACCGATGCATAGATTTGACCATTTTTGGGTCTCTTGGATAGTTCCTCAGCTGCTTGTAGACCCATTGACTTCAAGTCAACGATCCCATCAATTTTCTCATCTATTTTTATCATGTTTAGATCGACATATCCACAATCAACATTCAGAACTTTAACGGCACATGATTCAACTTTGTGTGTAAATTAAATGATTTAGTATCACTGACTTAGGTAAAATTCTCTTGATCGGATTTCAACTAAGTAAAAAAATGCTAGTAATTTAATTAGAAAGAAATAACTAATAAATCACGAAATTTCTACCAAAAATTGAATAAGTCAATGTCTTCCGAGATCAAGAAGACTTTTGAACGTATGATGATGATAATTATCATGAGATGATAATTTTTGCAAGGAAGAAATATAGTGTATGTGGTCAAATGAAGATTTGAGTAATCATGATTCATAAATAACTAACTCACCGCTATTGTTGGTGTTAAGACTCATCATGGAGTGGTCAGAGTGGGTAGCAGCAACAGCATCAGAAGAACTACTACTGTTGATGCAATCATCCACAGCCTTGCGGAAATAATCATGATAACCGCCGTCGGTGGCCGTATATGGCTTTGATCTTTTAAGGAAAACTCGAGCTCCGCGGTGGCTTTCTTTACCTTTTGGCATTTTCGATTTTCCTTCTCCTTCACCTGACTTTGTTTTTAGGCGAATTCTAAAGAAAAATCCTTCTATACATGTATGTGTGTGCTGTCAAAGTTATAGACCAACAACTGTTAGCATTTTTTTATGAGCAATGCTAGGagtcagcaatttttgtgattgttagtcattaattagccattaatgatgatttgatggtgtgagattggtatgaAATTTCATCCCATAGCTCACCTTTCTCTACTGGTTACATACTagtcaaaattcaataaaactgctgattcctagacttttcttttttttatattactttTGCTACGCATCACATCACGTGAggcatttataatttaatttttttccctctaaaatagtaattttattgcaataaaagaaattctattACAATTACCACATTCAGGGATACAAAAACAATAAAACATAACATAGGGCTactccaaaaaattaataatagtaaGTTTAAGAGATTAGGTCTtacaaaagataaagaaaaagtttTCTTACATCTTCGTCTTCGATAAATGTGAAAACTCACTTGATTTAATGAAGCTTTTGAATCCTTTTTTTTATGTGCTTCGCTGAACTTACCATTTCTAAAGATACAATTCCTGACCGCTGATTAtcaaaattcaaagatcaattcGGTGCTGCTGATTCTACTCtttctgaatttaatttttttaattaagaataaattaataaaaattaaaatcaataaaaatttaattctatcaaaattatatattattttaaattatgaatttaaattaaaaatagaattaaatttttttaataaaattagaattattttttctaaattttttttcaaacacaCACTATATATTTTGGTCATTGATACATCATAGATTATAGAGGCCATTAACAATTTGAATAAGAGGAAAAGAGCTGAGGTTGGAGTCCGAGtggtttaatttgaaattttggataCGTACTTGTCCGCTTAACATTTGTCCTAATAGAAATATTAGATGTGTAATTTGTATATGTTCAAATTTACACATACAAAAAACAATCCTAAAAATAGGATATGGTGAATAACATTTATAATAATGCTCcacatttatataaaaaatacatgaatattatccaaatcttttttgttatatgtatttttttaatctcCAAATCATTTATGATTTACCCATCTTTCTATGACTTTTGTTCAAcgtaaacatttttttttatttgtattttttttctttcttcttcttctctgcttgCATTATAGGCTTCGTCGTTCTCCTATACTCGCgttttttttcttgttcttcttattcttctctaTTCGCGTTCTTCGTTATGGATATAGATTGAATTCAACGTAATAAGCTTCgtcgtttttctttttttttttctttttcgatcTGAACTTTtaaattgaaacaatgaatgaatcaacttcaaatcagttgaatgagagcgatttggattattcttccgAAATGAATCATACTGGtgaggtttggattattcaaATTTGAATCGAATTCAACAGAATGCAATTGCTtattgctaattttatttgaattgaattgaatagatgGAGGTGTtctaaaattgaattgaattgataatatctaaattgtagacagaggtgtttcgaatttgattttgtataatggattatgtttcattCAGTGAATACTACACAATTGTTTCCCTGTGAATATGTGTTTTAGTTCATAATGCAGAAAGttgtttgaatttaattttatataatggattatgttttttCACTCGGTACTATagaattgtttcaccataatgaTGTTTTCGGTTTATTATGTAGAAacctatttgaatttgattttatataatgtattatgtttcgttcactcaatactatacaattatttcaccatGAGTACATGGTTCGATTTATTATGCAGAAGCTGTTGGAATTTGCTTTTATATAAtgtattatgtttcgttcactcagtactgtacaattgtttcaccataatgacGTGTTTGGTTTTATTTCTGTTCTAcacaattcaaaattcttcctcctcaccttctactgcttcttcactagagagagaaggagaaaaagataaaaaaatacagcagtaacaacaacaaaagaatgacgataaggagaaaatacgcgaaaaaagaaggaagataatgaggagaaggaggaacgcaaaaaagaaaacgaagaagacgTTTCGTGTGTAAACGAGCGTTAAGCGTTGGGCAAGAGCGGTTGTTT contains:
- the LOC112750073 gene encoding uncharacterized protein isoform X1 → MPKGKESHRGARVFLKRSKPYTATDGGYHDYFRKAVDDCINSSSSSDAVAATHSDHSMMSLNTNNSDEKIDGIVDLKSMGLQAAEELSKRPKNGQIYASVKADFESINARLKNLSLSFGEPSSIDEGIEIADAASLLKLLDKSNREIDMAGEMAQKGVLLMVHAQIMLKKGQELLDQSKLKLRCL
- the LOC112750073 gene encoding uncharacterized protein isoform X2; amino-acid sequence: MPKGKESHRGARVFLKRSKPYTATDGGYHDYFRKAVDDCINSSSSSDAVAATHSDHSMMSLNTNNSDEKIDGIVDLKSMGLQAAEELSKRPKNGQIYASVKADFESINARLKNLSLSFGEPSSIDEGIEIADAASLLKLLDKSNREIDMAGEMAQKGVLLMVHAQIMLKKGGIYHQHCFSEAC